The following coding sequences lie in one Arachis hypogaea cultivar Tifrunner chromosome 9, arahy.Tifrunner.gnm2.J5K5, whole genome shotgun sequence genomic window:
- the LOC112709795 gene encoding F-box only protein 6 — protein MSMMWNNLPFDLLSNIFSFLSADSLAIARTVCRNWHACSNSYPLIPRITNCATKCKALQPWFLALPIRNHRPCCYAHNPVTNNWHELPLEFSPVSLVKPIATIGSLILLRITNSTTLQLVLCNPFTRQFRYLPNLNMSRTNPAVGVTLSEYPKNDVLFQFPCFRIYVAGGMSEASSQGGATYNPTLEMYDSTKNNENWEIVGSMPVEFSVRLTVWTPNENVNIKEKLYWITSARAYSVMGFDISNNTWFQLGVPMAERLEFATLVRRSHENLELVGGTCDGGGCIWELNDDGETWWLVDKVPIELGLRLLSGQRNWDSVKCVGSDGVICLYRDLGSGMVFSRRIGEKGKWEWNWVEGCGYVKGKQVHNCSIRGTLIHPTLASSVIF, from the coding sequence ATGTCTATGATGTGGAACAACCTTCCCTTTGATCTCTTATCCAacatcttctcttttctctcaGCAGATTCCTTGGCCATAGCAAGAACAGTTTGCAGAAACTGGCAtgcatgttcaaattcttatCCTTTGATTCCAAGAATTACAAACTGTGCAACAAAGTGTAAGGCTCTTCAACCATGGTTCTTGGCTCTTCCAATAAGAAACCATAGACCATGTTGCTATGCACATAATCCAGTTACCAACAATTGGCATGAGCTTCCACTTGAGTTCTCACCAGTTTCATTGGTTAAACCAATTGCTACAATTGGAAGCCTAATCTTGTTGAGGATCACAAACTCCACAACACTTCAACTTGTTCTATGCAACCCTTTTACAAGGCAATTTAGGTACCTTCCTAACTTGAACATGTCAAGGACTAATCCTGCTGTTGGAGTAACCCTTTCGGAGTATCCGAAAAATGATGTTCTGTTTCAGTTTCCTTGCTTTAGAATCTATGTAGCTGGTGGCATGTCTGAGGCATCATCACAAGGTGGTGCAACATATAATCCAACTTTAGAGATGTATGATTCAACAAAGAACAATGAGAACTGGGAAATTGTTGGGTCAATGCCTGTGGAATTCTCTGTTAGGCTAACAGTTTGGACACCAAATGAGAATGTCAACATCAAGGAGAAATTGTATTGGATCACATCTGCAAGGGCATATAGTGTTATGGGGTTTGATATTAGCAACAATACATGGTTCCAACTCGGCGTGCCTATGGCGGAGAGGCTCGAATTCGCGACACTTGTTAGGAGGAGCCATGAGAATTTGGAACTTGTTGGTGGAACTTGTGATGGTGGTGGTTGCATTTGGGAGCTGAATGATGATGGGGAAACATGGTGGTTGGTGGATAAGGTTCCAATTGAATTGGGGTTGAGATTGTTGTCAGGGCAGAGGAATTGGGATAGTGTGAAATGTGTTGGTAGTGATGGTGTTATTTGTTTGTATAGGGATCTTGGTTCTGGAATGGTGTTTTCTAGAAGAATTGGTGAAAAGGGTAAGTGGgaatggaattgggttgaagggTGTGGTTATGTTAAGGGGAAACAAGTGCATAATTGCTCAATTAGAGGAACACTCATACACCCAACTCTTGCTTCCTCTGTTATCTTTTGA
- the LOC112709796 gene encoding uncharacterized protein isoform X1 has protein sequence MASSKRWANLICSIAFSIYFVIIIFQVPIFSVPCRIGICKTPLEVTSSQLIASEVFPVFIVKALLYPGAIAKAIIHWKPFPSFGNLLERHKLNARPVSAASDLQRLEVIAGSYLSVGGAINGLIKPGRMSLLGMLLLMWALIREVIMGHAKSVHIYPAMYIAVASAFFSIKKDVRKIVHSFAREEVVKVKRH, from the exons ATGGCTTCTTCCAAGAGATGGGCTAACCTAATTTGTTCCATTGCTTTCTCAATATATTTCGTTATCATCATCTTTCAAGTCCCCATTTTCAG TGTTCCATGCAGAATTGGAATATGTAAGACACCATTAGAAGTGACATCTTCTCAGTTGATTGCAAGTGAGGTCTTCCCAGTTTTCATAGTGAAGGCTCTTCTCTACCCAGGAGCTATTGCAAAGGCTATTATCCACTGGAAACCGTTTCCGAGCTTTGGAAATTTGCTCGAGCGGCACAAATTAAATGCAAGGCCAGTCTCAGCTGCATCAGATCTTCAACGCCTAGAG GTTATAGCAGGAAGTTACTTGTCAGTGGGAGGAGCAATTAATGGGTTGATAAAACCAGGTAGAATGAGTCTCCTTGGAATGCTTCTTCTCATGTGGGCTCTAATTAGAGAAGTCATTATGGGGCATGCTAAAAGTGTTCATATATATCCAGCAATGTACATTGCAGTAGCATCTGCattcttttctattaaaaaagatGTAAGGAAGATTGTTCATAGTTTTGCTAGAGAGGAAGTTGTGAAGGTAAAGAGGCACTGA
- the LOC112709796 gene encoding uncharacterized protein isoform X2, whose protein sequence is MASSKRWANLICSIAFSIYFVIIIFQVPIFRIGICKTPLEVTSSQLIASEVFPVFIVKALLYPGAIAKAIIHWKPFPSFGNLLERHKLNARPVSAASDLQRLEVIAGSYLSVGGAINGLIKPGRMSLLGMLLLMWALIREVIMGHAKSVHIYPAMYIAVASAFFSIKKDVRKIVHSFAREEVVKVKRH, encoded by the exons ATGGCTTCTTCCAAGAGATGGGCTAACCTAATTTGTTCCATTGCTTTCTCAATATATTTCGTTATCATCATCTTTCAAGTCCCCATTTTCAG AATTGGAATATGTAAGACACCATTAGAAGTGACATCTTCTCAGTTGATTGCAAGTGAGGTCTTCCCAGTTTTCATAGTGAAGGCTCTTCTCTACCCAGGAGCTATTGCAAAGGCTATTATCCACTGGAAACCGTTTCCGAGCTTTGGAAATTTGCTCGAGCGGCACAAATTAAATGCAAGGCCAGTCTCAGCTGCATCAGATCTTCAACGCCTAGAG GTTATAGCAGGAAGTTACTTGTCAGTGGGAGGAGCAATTAATGGGTTGATAAAACCAGGTAGAATGAGTCTCCTTGGAATGCTTCTTCTCATGTGGGCTCTAATTAGAGAAGTCATTATGGGGCATGCTAAAAGTGTTCATATATATCCAGCAATGTACATTGCAGTAGCATCTGCattcttttctattaaaaaagatGTAAGGAAGATTGTTCATAGTTTTGCTAGAGAGGAAGTTGTGAAGGTAAAGAGGCACTGA
- the LOC112709797 gene encoding 3-isopropylmalate dehydratase small subunit 1 codes for MAFATTTPQNLTTFTTSSHKPKLPFSPSHSLTFPTHANQTLTSRAISTAISTSTRIHSLFTPRATSSPSSSTTAAETTFHGLCYVVGDNIDTDQIIPAEYLTLVPSKPDEYEKLGTYALIGLPSSYATRFIEPGESKTKYTVVIAGANFGCGSSREHAPVALGASGAAAVVAESYARIFFRNSVATGEVYPLESEGRLCEECRTGDVVTIEMKESKLINHTTGKEYALKSIGDAGPVIEAGGIFAYARKTGMIPSH; via the coding sequence ATGGCATTCGCAACAACCACACCTCAAAACCTCACCACCTTCACCACCTCCTCACACAAACCCAAACTTCCATTCTCTCCCTCTCACTCCCTCACATTCCCCACTCACGCAAACCAAACCCTAACTTCACGCGCCATCTCCACCGCCATTTCCACCTCCACGCGCATCCACTCTCTCTTCACACCACGCGCCACCTCATCCCCTTCTTCCTCCACCACCGCCGCAGAAACAACCTTCCACGGCCTCTGCTACGTCGTCGGCGATAACATCGACACCGACCAAATCATCCCCGCTGAGTACCTCACTCTCGTCCCGTCAAAACCCGACGAGTACGAGAAGCTGGGAACCTACGCGCTCATCGGCCTCCCGTCCTCCTACGCCACGCGTTTCATCGAGCCCGGCGAGTCGAAAACCAAGTACACAGTCGTCATCGCCGGCGCCAACTTCGGCTGCGGATCATCCCGTGAACACGCGCCAGTTGCGCTTGGCGCGTCGGGTGCAGCGGCAGTGGTTGCGGAGTCATACGCGAGGATATTCTTCCGGAACTCGGTGGCGACCGGAGAAGTTTACCCGCTGGAATCGGAGGGGAGGTTGTGTGAGGAGTGTAGGACTGGTGATGTTGTTACGATTGAGATGAAGGAGAGTAAGCTGATCAATCATACCACTGGAAAGGAGTATGCGCTGAAGTCAATTGGAGATGCCGGCCCTGTTATCGAGGCCGGCGGGATCTTCGCTTATGCGAGGAAGACCGGCATGATTCCGTCTCATTGA
- the LOC112709799 gene encoding RNA-binding protein involved in heterochromatin assembly dri1, protein MSRPGDWNCRSCQHLNFQRRDSCQRCGDSKYGDRVVDFGGFGGGGGARGSSFGMMTGSDVRPGDWYCAAGNCGAHNFASRSSCFKCGAFKDDLAGAFNSEFSRSRYGGGGGGGGRPGWKSGDWICSRSGCNEHNFASRLECFKCSAPRDY, encoded by the exons ATGAGCAGACCAGGGGACTGGAACTGCAGGTCATGCCAGCATTTGAACTTCCAAAGGCGGGATTCGTGCCAGCGATGCGGCGACTCGAAATACGGCGACAGAGTCGTCGATTTTGGGGGttttggaggaggaggaggagctaGAGGATCTTCATTTGGAATGATGACCGGTTCCGATGTTCGCCCCGGCGACTGGTACTGCGCCGCAGGTAACTGCGGTGCACACAACTTTGCTAGCCGCTCTAGCTGCTTTAAGTGCGGTGCATTCAAGGATGACTTGGCTGGCGCCTTCAACAGCGAATTCTCGCGCTCGAGATAcggcggtggcggtggcggcgGCGGTAGACCTGGATGGAAATCCGGTGATTGGATATGTAGCAG ATCAGGATGCAATGAACACAACTTTGCTAGCAGACTTGAATGTTTCAAATGCAGTGCTCCAAGGGACTACTAG